The Magnolia sinica isolate HGM2019 chromosome 11, MsV1, whole genome shotgun sequence DNA window CATAAGTTCCTAACCACCCAATAAATTTCCCATCAATGTCTACCATCTTCTGTAATTGTCCATTTTCAAACCAAGAGTTGGATGACTGGGCGCGCAGCTTGGATAATTTGATAATGGAGATGTTGGGGCATGGGCCTGCAGCATGATGGAAGCCATCAATTGAATGGCTTAGATGACCAAAGCTAGGTCATACAGAAAAAAAGTTGTTGCTTTCAATTGAATATCATATAGTACCCCTTAATTGATACATGTTATCCATGATTGACAATGCTTCTGTTGTTTCCGTTTTTCTAAGAGGGACATTATTTAGAGgaagtttcttttcttttatataacCCCTGTTGGCAGTTGAATCTCCaaattacttttttcttttcaaagattTGAGTCTGTAAATTATGATATGGTGCTTCTCTTCTTTTGTCGTTTCAAGTAGGTTTTTCTTGCAGACTCCTAATATATGGTTGtttatatggaaaaaaaaatgatatgatcCCATTGGTcaacagaaaaaaaaagggtgtatCCATGACCATTCATTACCTTTCTTTATTTGTGGCCAATTGTGTACTCTCCATTGCTAGTGCTGTTAATGGGCTGGCCAGGCCTCGACTCAAAGGCTCATTAGGCTTGGGCTGCATTTCAAGTCTGTTGGATGGTCCTGGGATCTAAATCTGGGTCCTGAAGGGATATAGAGGATGGGGCGGCTTGGATTTGACAGCTTTTGAATTGAGGCCCAGCTTGCACCCTGGGCAGGCTTGTCTATTGCTGCAATGTGCCAGGTTTGTTATGAACTTCAGTCCTGGTCCCCCATGGACAGGGCCCGACAAAATTACCTTGGTTTGCACAGCCCAAGCTCGTTCATCAGGGTTCCTATCCATTGCTGTTTCAGTAATTGCAGTTACACATACAACTTGGGCCTATTCTCCTATCTGAACAGCTAAAGTTAGATTAAATCGCCATTCCACTGCTACTATCAAGCTAAAAACCATTCAATTTTGCATCTTTACTCCTTTGGAATTGAGATCCTGCTCTTATACAGTTAGGCACTTATGTGAATTGTATCAGGAATCTCCCAAAGATGAGAAAGGAGTCCTTAGAGCAGTTCAAAACGTGCATGCCATGATAGACAAGGAGGTAGCTGCTGGCACAAGTCCTGAAAACATATTCGTTTGTGGATTTAGCCAAGGGGgtagaccttttttttttggcgGTTTATTCCGTTTTCAATTCATAGCTTGATTATCTTTGTTATGCATGCCATTAACATGACTAACTGTGATTTGACAGGCGCCTTGACCTTAGCAAGCGTGTTGCTGTATCCAAGAACTCTTGGTGGAGGTGCAGTCTTTAGCGGATGGGTTCCTTTTAATTCATCAATTATTGAACGCATTTCACCAGAGGCAAAGAAGGTACTTCTTTTCAACACATGGAAGGTGCCTGGTTGTTTTTACTAAAAAGTCAGATGACACACGTTTGTGGTGGCCATATCCCGTCAACTTCTGAGATCGATTTAGGTTAGAAAAGGCCAGCCCACTGTAAATGTGATTCCAATGGTAACTAAATAGGCCCGCCAGTTCCAGCACAAGGTAGATGCATATTCAGGGATTAGAAACTGAAAGTCAGCAAGATTATCCCAACTTCCAGCAACCACAATCAATATCCAGCAACTAGTAACAGGTTCCAAGAAATAAGAAATGATTTCCATCATCAGATAAAATTAATTTTCAGCAATCACTAGTAAGTCAGGTTTTATTTAGGAATGCATAAAAGGTAGggggtaaagccctaaaaaaCCTGGAGGGTTATAATCATACAACCCATATTAATCAGCTTTAACACTCCCCCTTAAGCTGGAGCGTAGATGGCATCAATGCAGCAACCAAGAGCTTTAGCGAACACATCCACAAGCTGATATAGAGATTTAATATACGATGTATAAATTTCACcattgtgaaatttctcatggataaagtgacagtcaacttcactATGTTTTGTTTTATCATGAAAAACTGGGTCGCTTGCAATATGAGCCGTTGCTTGATTATCACAAAATGACTGCATCGGCAAAGTTACAACAAAATCCATCTCTTGCAGGAACCTATTAACCCATACAAGCTCACACGTGGTATGTGTCATGATCTTATATTCTGCTTCTATATTGGATCTTGCTACCATATTTTGCTTTTTACTCTTTCATGAGACTAAATTTCCTCCCACAAATGTACAATATCCATTTGTAGACTGCCTATTTAGATAGAGAACCTACCCATTCAGCATCATAATAACTGGTAACCTGGAGATTATTGTGTTGCTTATATAAGATTCTTGGTCTAGAGTTTCCTTAAGATACCACAAAATCTGGACAATTACATCGAAATGTTGAATTCTTGGAGAACTCATGAACAAACCACACTAACAACATACGATATGTCTGTCTGGTAATAGTCAAGTAAATAAGTTTTCCAACCAATTTTCTATACCTTTTTGGATCTTCAACTACATCTGCTTGATCACTTTTCAGTTTATAATTCGGATTTATTGTACTGCCAGGCTTAAGCAACAAAAAAGCCCGTTTCTGTAAGTAAATCTAGGGAATATTTTTGTTGCGATAGATTAACACCTTCCTTTGATCTTGCAACTTCTTTTTGAAGGATTATgaataattttattaaaatcagCTTGACAAAAAGTCAAGACAAAAAATACATCCAAAGGAAAGGATTACAATTTTTGCAGAAATGATGGTACTGATTGAGTTCTATTCCTAGGAAATACTGAAAATGACCCCAATCCTTCGTTAAAAAAAATGACATTGAAGGTACTGCTTGAGTTCTTCAATTCCTCTACTGTTACTACCTATGACCACAATCTACATACACAATGAACATAATTAACCCAAACGCACCCTGTTGTGTGAAGACTGAATGATCAGCTCAACTCCTCTGTAACCCATAGGCTGCCAACACAACCTTATTGAACTTGTAAAATCATGCCCATGGCAATTGCTTCCACCTGATGGGTACGTGAGATGTTTTTCTTTGATGAATACATCTCCCTTGAGTATCCCAAACTTCTTTCCAAAAAATATTACTTTCTACATCACGGATGTTTCCATACTGTTCCGCAACCTTGTCATAAACAGAGTATTCTTTTGAACCTATTCATCATACTTACCATCACTTGCATCTGGTTTCTCCATGGTGCAACTCTCCAAGTTGATATGTACTGATTCTTCAAGCCCATTTTCAGACGCATATTCTGTGGTCGCATGGCATTGCCGACAGAACGGTACTGTTTGGAGCTGGACAAGCTGGTCCTCCATTTCTAGAACAAGCCGGCATGAGGTGTGAATTTAAGGTAGTGTCCAGAACTTATGCTATGCCCTCTGTTTTTGAGTCTCAACCTCTTCATACAATCAAAATTGATTGCAATTGCAGGCTTACCCAGAACTGGGCCATTCCATCAGCAATGAAGAACTACGATCGCTGGAGTCATGGATCAGGACACGTCTCCAGAGTTCTTCATAAAGATAGTTTCCAACCTCAGTTTCTTGGTATGTCCAACATATTGTCATGTGCTGTTAGTGTTGTGACTCGTGATTGTGATAGATGAAACCCAAACATGATATTTCATGTTGCCAAGGCATCTTATCTTGGATCCACGAGGACTTGGACCCTGGTCCATGTCAATGGCATGGGCCAACCATTACTTGTTTCATTGAACTTATCATTCAATAGCAATGGACTACATACACAACTTTAAGAAATGGAATGGCTTCCATCACTTGCAATCGGTGTGCTTGTCTTTTTAGTGTATTCACGCAAGAACAAAAAAGTGTGgaatcacgtggggcccatgttgatgcaatggGGCACAAGCATGAGTGGGGCTATCAAGCATCCTTGAAAGAAATCATAAGATTGGCCCATATCATGCATGAAACCAGGTTACCTGGTCTCTCTAGTAGCTAGTATGAGAACATGTTTGCAGTATGCTATTTCCTCCAATGTGTGGTATGGTAGGGGTAGGATCACGTGGGTCACTCCAATACATACACTATCTATAAAAAGTATCGTTTTATATGCTATTTTGATAATGTAATTTGTGTATGAAATGATGAATACTATTATTATAGGTGCTGCAttcataatatttatatatatgcatgttgTTGCATAAATCAAAGTATGACATCTACCTTCTGAATATTGATCGACATTATAACTTAATATATACTAGGAGTATAGAACCATAATTTCGAATCTGTATAGCAATCTGGAtcgcaaatgacccataatccagATCAGAAGGGGTTTGGAGATTTAGGTGAAAGTGTGCTTGAAATTGCAAAGATCAGCTCCAATTTCACATAGGAGACCAAAATAAGCTTCTTAATGGTTTCCTTGTTTGTGCAGATTAACTACTGAAGTTGTATTCATGACCCATAAAACTTAGCATAGCAGTTCATCTGGTTAACGGTTCGAAAGTCTCTCTACCTGTAGCTAATGTGCCATTTAATTTGCTGTGATGGCGAATTTCAGGTTCGAGCCTTTCTTGACTGAGCGACATCAAGGTTTTGTAGGTGTTCTTTGAATGATTGTTCTTTTCTCACCGTTATCCTAGCATATTTTAAAAACCTAGCTTGTAGGTGTTCTTTGAATGATTGTTCTTTTCTCATCGTTATCGTATCATAGTTTAATAACCCGAAAGGTTGACTTTACTCAAATGTTTATTTGGGTTGGGACTCAAAAGACTGGACCTGACTCGACTCAGTAGTTAATAACAATAAATTAGAAATGGCAGGAATGAATATTAAGATTTAAATTTGTTATATTTCCTGTTAGTATGATAAGTAGGGCCTTTAATGGGCCAGGGCAGTCCATGGGCTTTTGGGCTTGGCAGGTATTTgggaataatgacacccaccgttgaaactttcctagggtccactgtaatgtttatttgccatccaacctgttgatatggtcacacagactatcagcttgatccatccacttgagtttttgttctgattttttttttttttgggctcatgtcttaaaatgatatggcgaaatggatggatggtgtggatgaaacacatacacatggtgggccccacagcgtgcAACACCACCTAGCTGGCTCGTACTGGGTCTCCACCCAAGCCGCTTCCGGGTCGGTCTTACAACGCATGGCCCAATAGGTAGCCTACCTACCCTTTGTCATTGATTaacggggagttatttgatactctgacagagtatgaCACATGATAAACAGGCATTCGGACTTGATCTTCTATTTATGATGAACAGGGTTTTCCTGTTTGCCTGCATTGTGactgggccacatcatcactgtCTGTATTGATTAACCGTGAGTTATTAAATGCATTGTGACTGGACTACATGAATTATTAAATGCGGGCAACGATGATGTGGAGTTGAGAAATATACTCCATTTATCcgttttacgagatcattttaggacaaaagaaaaataaacgaggtggatacaagactcaagtgggccacacgagaggaaacaccAGGGATTCAGTGAGaattgttgaaacattcttataacCATAAAAACTTTGTTTCAGGATAATTTATTTTGTAGTTTCACTTCATCcctgtggtaatgaccttatgaacggtttggatggaatataaacatcaaggtggaccccaagaagggaaggtttcaacggtaggcatttcttttcccaattttccctctggtgtggtccgctttagttttggatccaactcatttttggtcacttctcctaaaattagctccccaaatgaatgaacggaatatATTTCCAAGAAacatggtggtggccccacccagcatccttgcgcaggaacttcctgcgaaagcctttggcaggaaatccgcgtcccatcatCACTGTCTGTATTGATTAACCGTGAGTTATTAAATGCATTGTGACTGGACTACATGAATTATTAAATGCGGGCAACGATGATGTGGAGTCACCGTGCAAGCAAATAGGCCGGATTTTCTATTTGTGACCAACAAGGATTTCTTGTTTGCTTGCGTTTGACTGGGCCACATCTTCACTGTCTGCATTGATTAACTGTGAGTTAGTAAATGCGTTGTGACGGGATTACATCAGGAGTTATTAAATGCAGGCAACGTTAATGTGGTTGAGTCACCATGCAAGCAAATAGGAAATCCTGTTTGTCCAAACAGACTATCAGGATTCTttggaaattgtacatgtggctcCTATTAACTTAAACTAAATCTGTTCGTGCAGTTGATCAAACACAATGCGATAGCATATATTGTATTTATGTGTGATCAGAAAGTGCAGGCCTGCTTGAGTCATATtcaactcaatgtttgattgaacactGGTAACCCGGTGATAAAATGACCAAGTAAGACCGGATTAGAAATCTAACTGTTGAGTCAACTACCAATTATAATTAGTGATCATGAGATCTGTGAAAGGATTAGGATAAGTCCTTCATGGTAGATTCTTTTTATCTTACGTGTTGCTGACTTTTCTTTCATCACTATTTGTGGCCAATGTGTTTCTCTAAAGAACAAAGATGAATAAATAAATTGAAATGGGCTAAAAGAATGCAGATTTTATTAACATGGAGATGTTATTAATTACAATTGACAGAGTAAAAATAACTAGGGACAATGAAAAAAAGATAAATACCTAATTTGTCCATGTGAACAAACAATTCAAGTGGATAGTCAATAGGATATGATCAGAAAGATTGATAGCCCAAGTAAAGACTCAATTGATCGGAATCCGGTAGCTTAGGGTTGTGGATGTTTAATCTAATCGTACAGTATTATAGTGATGTTGCTAAATAGTAACAATTTATGCTAAGACCGGATTATAATAAGATAAATGTAAATGAAGAGTAAccataatgccctgaaaatcgactC harbors:
- the LOC131219592 gene encoding probable carboxylesterase Os04g0669500 isoform X2; amino-acid sequence: MKFSMKESLWLLKPITLFAITFTTASLLTLFFSSQQPQQNPSPQMSIASSSSSRGRSFVLWLHGLGDSGPANEPIKTFFSSPEFKNTTWAFPSAPSNPVSCNYGAIMPSWFDIYEMPVTAESPKDEKGVLRAVQNVHAMIDKEVAAGTSPENIFVCGFSQGGALTLASVLLYPRTLGGGAVFSGWVPFNSSIIERISPEAKKTHILWSHGIADRTVLFGAGQAGPPFLEQAGMRCEFKAYPELGHSISNEELRSLESWIRTRLQSSS
- the LOC131219592 gene encoding probable carboxylesterase Os04g0669500 isoform X1, which encodes MKFSMKESLWLLKPITLFAITFTTASLLTLFFSSQQPQQQPQQNPSPQMSIASSSSRGRSFVLWLHGLGDSGPANEPIKTFFSSPEFKNTTWAFPSAPSNPVSCNYGAIMPSWFDIYEMPVTAESPKDEKGVLRAVQNVHAMIDKEVAAGTSPENIFVCGFSQGGALTLASVLLYPRTLGGGAVFSGWVPFNSSIIERISPEAKKTHILWSHGIADRTVLFGAGQAGPPFLEQAGMRCEFKAYPELGHSISNEELRSLESWIRTRLQSSS
- the LOC131219592 gene encoding probable carboxylesterase Os04g0669500 isoform X3, which gives rise to MKFSMKESLWLLKPITLFAITFTTASLLTLFFSSQQPQQQPQQNPSPQMSIASSSSRGRSFVLWLHGLGDSGPANEPIKTFFSSPEFKNTTWAFPSAPSNPVSCNYGAIMPSWFDIYEMPVTAESPKDEKGVLRAVQNVHAMIDKEVAAGTSPENIFVCGFSQGGALTLASVLLYPRTLGGGAVFSGWVPFNSSIIERISPEAKKEPINPYKLTRDAYSVVAWHCRQNGTVWSWTSWSSISRTSRHEV